A window from Cryptomeria japonica chromosome 1, Sugi_1.0, whole genome shotgun sequence encodes these proteins:
- the LOC131071997 gene encoding linamarin synthase 2-like, with amino-acid sequence MKMNGLHAVMVPLPVQGTINPLINLTHLLSSRGVFITFVNTEWSHKCMAKAAHNDDELSTSTFKFLTIPDGLPPDHGRLSNSAEYATAVQNLGPVLEYHLLRSLSDETPPYTCIITETFMSCTYEVANKMGLPRVIFWTMCAASSIAQCNANLLLSNGHIPVKVEESKRADKVIICLPGNLPPLLPTDLLSFYRATDTSDVLFQHCLRESQFQSKGDYVLVNTFDELEAPDTVSALSCNGCPALAVGPVFLPNFLEGRDINGWASLLEQDESCLKWLDAHHPTSVIYVSFGSIAVKSNEQLEELARGLEKSEHPFLWVLRMDIAGGTPATLPEGFEERTKDRGLIVKWASQVRVLSHPSVGGFLTHCGWNSCLESMSMGIPMLGWPYFCDQFLDCRFCKDVWKIGIDLEGVDVDENVVVTREEIEKGVRRLEGPKARELRKRGVELKEAAFKAVAQGGSSFTNLNRFIHDLAQVSKSASV; translated from the exons ATGAAGATGAATGGCCTGCACGCAGTGATGGTGCCTTTACCTGTGCAAGGCACCATCAATCCTCTTATCAATTTGACTCACCTCCTCTCTTCACGAGGGGTTTTCATCACCTTCGTCAACACGGAGTGGAGTCACAAGTGCATGGCCAAAGCCGCTCATAATGATGATGAACTCTCCACTTCCACATTTAAGTTTCTCACCATTCCAGATGGATTGCCGCCAGATCATGGCCGTCTCTCCAATTCTGCCGAGTATGCAACGGCAGTGCAAAACCTTGGCCCCGTCTTGGAGTATCATTTGCTCCGCAGCTTATCTGACGAAACTCCTCCGTACACTTGCATTATAACAGAAACTTTTATGTCTTGCACTTATGAAGTGGCCAACAAGATGGGATTGCCCCGAGTCATCTTTTGGACAATGTGCGCCGCCTCTTCCATTGCTCAGTGCAACGCCAACCTTCTCCTCTCCAATGGACATATTCCTGTCAAAG TGGAGGAATCGAAAAGGGCAGATAAAGTGATTATTTGTTTGCCAGGTAATCTTCCGCCTTTGTTGCCGACCGATCTACTTTCCTTTTATCGCGCTACCGATACATCAGACGTTTTATTTCAGCACTGTCTCCGTGAGTCCCAATTTCAAAGTAAGGGAGATTATGTGCTGGTCAACACGTTCGATGAGCTGGAGGCTCCCGACACGGTAAGCGCCCTGTCCTGTAATGGCTGCCCTGCTTTGGCTGTAGGTCCTGTATTCCTTCCCAATTTCCTAGAAGGAAGAGATATAAACGGGTGGGCAAGTCTGTTGGAGCAGGACGAGAGCTGTCTTAAATGGCTTGATGCCCATCACCCAACTTCTGTGATATACGTTTCCTTCGGCAGCATCGCCGTCAAATCAAACGAGCAGCTGGAGGAGTTGGCAAGGGGGTTAGAGAAGAGCGAGCACCCCTTTCTGTGGGTTCTGAGAATGGATATTGCGGGAGGCACGCCTGCAACTCTGCCGGAGGGTTTTGAAGAGAGGACAAAAGATCGGGGACTTATTGTGAAATGGGCGTCTCAGGTGAGGGTTTTGAGTCACCCTTCGGTAGGAGGGTTTCTCACCCACTGCGGGTGGAACTCGTGTTTGGAAAGCATGAGCATGGGAATTCCAATGCTTGGATGGCCCTATTTCTGTGATCAGTTTCTTGATTGCCGCTTCTGCAAGGATGTGTGGAAGATTGGCATTGATTTGGAAGGCGTGGACGTTGATGAAAATGTGGTAGTTACGAGGGAGGAGATAGAGAAAGGCGTGAGGAGACTGGAGGGTCCAAAAGCGCGGGAGCTTAGAAAAAGAGGAGTGGAGTTGAAGGAGGCTGCATTTAAAGCGGTTGCGCAGGGAGGTTCTTCTTTTACCAATTTGAACAGGTTTATTCATGATCTGGCACAAGTTTCCAAATCGGCTTCTGTTTAA